The following are from one region of the Microbacterium paraoxydans genome:
- a CDS encoding PP2C family protein-serine/threonine phosphatase: protein MTVESVVLRVAALTDTGLTRTANEDAVLDARPVFLVADGMGGHDAGDRASAAVVAAFEPLRGLPVDVGDISDALSRAAAVVEDIAAAHKRGAGSTVTGVALVEHEGAPHWLVFNVGDSRVYRHHGTELAQLTIDHSLGQELVDAGELRPEDLASFSRRNVITRAVGAPDSTADSWLLPVVDGERLLLCSDGLTGEVSDEAIRATLTMNGRPETAAAALVRRALQSGGRDNVSVLVIDVVSGGARTRPDDATGGRAAVSAVTDSMLEGTTVPVRAR from the coding sequence GTGACCGTGGAATCCGTCGTCCTCCGGGTCGCCGCGCTGACCGACACCGGGCTCACGCGGACGGCCAACGAGGACGCGGTCCTCGACGCGCGTCCGGTCTTCCTGGTCGCCGACGGCATGGGTGGGCACGACGCCGGTGATCGCGCCAGCGCGGCTGTCGTCGCCGCCTTCGAGCCGCTGCGCGGACTGCCGGTCGATGTCGGCGACATCAGCGACGCCCTGAGTCGAGCCGCAGCCGTGGTCGAGGACATCGCCGCCGCGCACAAGCGCGGGGCGGGCAGCACCGTGACGGGTGTGGCCCTCGTGGAGCACGAGGGGGCGCCGCACTGGCTCGTCTTCAACGTCGGGGACTCCCGGGTGTATCGGCACCACGGCACCGAGCTGGCGCAGCTCACGATCGACCACTCCCTCGGACAGGAGCTCGTCGATGCCGGTGAGCTCCGCCCCGAAGACCTGGCCTCGTTCTCGCGCCGCAACGTCATCACGCGCGCGGTCGGGGCCCCGGACAGCACGGCGGACAGCTGGCTGCTCCCCGTCGTCGACGGCGAGCGGCTCCTGCTGTGCTCCGACGGGCTGACCGGCGAGGTGAGCGATGAGGCCATCCGCGCGACGCTGACCATGAACGGTCGCCCGGAGACCGCGGCGGCGGCCCTCGTCCGCCGCGCGCTGCAGAGCGGAGGGCGCGACAACGTCTCCGTCCTGGTGATCGACGTCGTCTCCGGCGGCGCACGCACGCGTCCCGACGACGCCACGGGCGGACGGGCCGCCGTGTCCGCCGTCACCGATTCGATGCTCGAGGGCACGACGGTCCCGGTGCGCGCGCGATGA
- the eccD gene encoding type VII secretion integral membrane protein EccD: MSQSGTVAGTVLRISVVSDDRRLDVGVPSQVPLVEIIPGFARSLGVLDPTLTHGGYALQRADGTPLDPARGAAAQGVHDGELLTLVRGGLMREPRIYDDVVEAVIDATAEQHNSWTPADSSRTALFVSLTFLALCAVLLVATPPTSLLPAIIAGSGAVVLSVAAAVLMRLRQPEAGHALGLTAAAYGGLAGYLAVPAQSIWGWPLAALGLGLVVVGGLSLAVTQDKPEIHLVPIALGASIGITATAAAVFGDPLASYALMLATTALLANGIPWLALSSTRIRVISPQSDADMFSAPQPIDAEEVKRRAAAGTRTLIALRAALGLAALIATPLVAASGVTGAVLCVLAFVGMMFQSRQMHARLGVLVLMAIGAIGLAATGVTVALALPDVRTWMLLILVVATVVLIGLTLLTPKARLRLTRLGDTVEVVALALLLPLGVITAGLV, from the coding sequence ATGAGCCAGAGCGGCACCGTGGCAGGAACCGTGCTGCGGATCTCCGTGGTCAGCGACGACCGCAGGCTCGACGTGGGGGTGCCGTCGCAGGTCCCCCTGGTCGAGATCATCCCCGGCTTCGCCCGCAGTCTCGGCGTGCTGGACCCGACCCTCACGCACGGCGGATACGCGCTGCAGCGGGCGGACGGCACGCCCCTCGACCCCGCTCGTGGCGCCGCGGCCCAGGGCGTGCACGACGGCGAGCTGCTGACCCTGGTGCGCGGCGGACTCATGCGCGAGCCGCGCATCTACGACGACGTCGTGGAAGCCGTGATCGACGCGACCGCGGAGCAGCACAACTCCTGGACCCCCGCGGACAGCTCCCGCACCGCCCTCTTCGTCAGCCTCACCTTCCTCGCCCTCTGCGCCGTGCTCCTCGTCGCGACGCCGCCGACGTCTCTGCTCCCGGCGATCATCGCGGGATCGGGCGCGGTCGTGCTCAGCGTGGCCGCCGCCGTGCTGATGCGGCTGCGGCAGCCCGAGGCCGGTCATGCGCTCGGACTCACCGCCGCAGCGTACGGCGGGCTCGCGGGCTACCTCGCGGTCCCCGCGCAGAGCATCTGGGGCTGGCCGCTCGCGGCTCTCGGGCTCGGACTCGTCGTCGTCGGGGGCCTCAGCCTGGCCGTCACCCAGGACAAGCCCGAGATCCACCTCGTGCCCATCGCCCTCGGCGCCTCGATCGGGATCACGGCCACGGCGGCCGCGGTCTTCGGCGACCCGCTCGCCTCCTACGCGCTGATGCTCGCGACCACGGCGCTGCTCGCGAACGGCATCCCCTGGCTGGCTCTGAGCTCCACCCGCATCCGGGTGATCTCGCCGCAGAGCGACGCGGACATGTTCTCCGCGCCGCAGCCCATCGACGCCGAGGAGGTGAAGCGTCGCGCCGCCGCCGGCACCCGCACGCTCATCGCGCTCCGTGCCGCGCTCGGCCTCGCCGCCCTCATCGCGACCCCGCTCGTCGCCGCCAGCGGCGTCACGGGCGCTGTGCTGTGCGTGCTCGCCTTCGTCGGCATGATGTTCCAGTCGCGGCAGATGCACGCCCGCCTCGGGGTGCTCGTGCTGATGGCGATCGGGGCGATCGGCCTCGCCGCGACCGGTGTGACCGTCGCGCTCGCCCTCCCCGACGTGCGCACCTGGATGCTGCTCATCCTCGTGGTCGCCACCGTGGTGCTCATCGGACTCACGCTGCTCACGCCAAAGGCCCGCCTCCGCCTCACGCGGCTCGGCGACACGGTCGAGGTCGTCGCGCTCGCCCTCCTGCTCCCGCTCGGGGTCATCACGGCGGGGCTCGTCTGA
- a CDS encoding DUF5684 domain-containing protein: MTAPADSGLATMLVIIVGLGLLVGLAVYVWYALALSRLFPRIDGEGWKGWVPVLNEAEILARGGVPAWSVVFYFIPLVQIYGIYLKVVATHRINRRFGRGAGMTVLAILLPPVWATVLAWGPAPYPEGDRLAALQPGPRRSAPPSAAPARDASGYTIPSLAPAGNGSPEAPPLIFPDYAAPSAVAPAASAPPTAGAPQGEPPAPRSFAPPAFAPPAAPPAPSSATPSPSFAPPAPPAPSPAAAPVPPAASIPPAAPVQPAAPVLPPAAAPTPPSPAAQPTPPTPALPTTGIMAAMGDVPPAAPQPAPAPAPSVDSSPSEEPAAPAPAPEANRVVRPVPPSFRDGGQPEAPPMPMIRPVPSATDSPAAGQSVPVPAPAAPEGLVADVDKTVVTPRPTDDDLDATVVVARKRGVRRVLVLDDGRRFSLSGASVVIGRNPTGEPGEQRLAIPDTTRTLSKTHARLVVQEDEWRLTDLHATNGVVVVGDDGSETLLDAGESVVGTGRFILGEVGMHVVAERDS, translated from the coding sequence ATGACCGCGCCCGCGGACTCCGGTCTGGCCACGATGCTCGTCATCATCGTCGGACTCGGGCTGCTCGTCGGCCTGGCCGTCTACGTCTGGTACGCCCTCGCGCTGTCGCGCCTGTTCCCCCGCATCGACGGGGAGGGCTGGAAGGGCTGGGTGCCCGTCCTCAACGAGGCCGAGATCCTCGCGCGAGGGGGAGTGCCCGCCTGGTCGGTGGTGTTCTACTTCATCCCGCTCGTGCAGATCTACGGCATCTACCTCAAGGTCGTCGCCACTCATCGCATCAACCGGCGCTTCGGGCGGGGCGCCGGCATGACCGTGCTCGCCATCCTCCTGCCGCCGGTGTGGGCGACCGTGCTCGCATGGGGCCCGGCGCCCTACCCGGAGGGGGATCGTCTCGCGGCCCTCCAGCCGGGTCCGCGGCGCAGCGCCCCGCCTTCCGCGGCCCCCGCGCGCGACGCGTCGGGGTACACGATCCCCTCCCTCGCTCCCGCGGGTAACGGATCGCCGGAGGCGCCGCCGCTGATCTTCCCGGACTACGCCGCGCCGTCCGCGGTCGCTCCTGCAGCGAGTGCCCCGCCGACCGCGGGTGCGCCGCAGGGCGAGCCCCCGGCACCGAGGTCGTTCGCTCCGCCGGCCTTCGCTCCGCCTGCCGCGCCGCCGGCTCCGTCGTCCGCGACACCGTCTCCGTCGTTCGCACCACCGGCGCCGCCCGCGCCGTCTCCCGCGGCTGCTCCCGTTCCGCCGGCTGCCTCGATTCCGCCTGCTGCCCCGGTTCAGCCTGCGGCGCCCGTGCTTCCGCCTGCGGCCGCTCCGACACCACCGTCCCCGGCCGCACAGCCGACGCCCCCCACTCCCGCGCTGCCGACGACCGGCATCATGGCCGCGATGGGCGACGTACCGCCCGCCGCCCCGCAGCCCGCGCCGGCCCCTGCTCCCTCCGTGGACTCCTCGCCGAGCGAGGAGCCCGCTGCCCCCGCGCCGGCTCCGGAGGCGAACCGTGTCGTCCGACCCGTGCCGCCCTCGTTCCGCGACGGCGGTCAGCCCGAAGCCCCGCCTATGCCCATGATCCGCCCTGTTCCGTCTGCGACCGATTCCCCCGCAGCAGGACAGAGCGTGCCGGTACCTGCTCCCGCTGCGCCCGAAGGCCTGGTCGCCGATGTCGACAAGACCGTGGTGACGCCGCGTCCCACCGACGACGACCTCGACGCCACGGTGGTCGTCGCCCGCAAGCGCGGGGTGCGGCGCGTCCTCGTGCTGGACGACGGTCGTCGGTTCTCGCTGTCCGGCGCGAGCGTCGTGATCGGCCGGAACCCCACCGGGGAACCGGGCGAGCAGCGGCTGGCCATCCCGGACACCACCCGCACGCTGTCGAAGACCCACGCCCGCCTGGTGGTGCAGGAGGACGAGTGGCGCCTGACCGACCTGCACGCCACCAACGGCGTCGTGGTGGTCGGGGACGACGGCTCGGAGACGCTCCTGGATGCCGGGGAGAGCGTGGTCGGCACCGGGCGGTTCATCCTGGGAGAAGTGGGCATGCACGTCGTCGCGGAGCGCGATTCGTGA
- a CDS encoding S8 family serine peptidase produces MRRRAALATLVVGAAVWGTPAAAVAAPTAPTTIVSMATGACEPGTVVFAPEAPSALAALGAEDANRLATGKGVVVAVVDSGIDAGNPHLAGVVVGGVNLVGDGERGDGLSDLTGHGTAIAGQIAAQPVSGSGVVGLAPDARLLSVRAFRSDSPQDIDKGWGPSAQRLADGINWAADNGADIINVSSSQETDSPALRAAVEHAAAVGALVVASGGNRISDPEAEDGARYPAAYEQALGVSAADATGLATDSSIHGPQVGVTAPGANVLTAATGGGDCLFASDAPASSYATGYVSAAAALVAQAHPDDPPAGWAYRLTATALRADADNRDDVNGWGFIRPSAAIQLLPDPTTRGPVSPFFDTAESAVRPPAVSVEPDHGVPPFVLTREVALIAAIAGASLLGVLGILIVLRRRRETPADAAVEVERQGGLLDRPEPEA; encoded by the coding sequence ATGCGCCGCCGCGCCGCTCTCGCCACCCTCGTGGTGGGTGCTGCCGTATGGGGGACGCCGGCCGCCGCGGTGGCCGCGCCGACCGCCCCCACGACGATCGTGTCGATGGCGACCGGCGCCTGCGAGCCCGGCACCGTGGTGTTCGCTCCCGAGGCGCCGTCGGCACTCGCGGCCCTCGGGGCGGAGGATGCGAACCGTCTCGCCACCGGGAAGGGCGTGGTCGTGGCGGTCGTCGACTCCGGGATCGACGCCGGCAACCCGCACCTCGCCGGCGTCGTCGTCGGGGGCGTGAACCTCGTCGGCGACGGCGAACGCGGCGACGGCCTGAGCGATCTGACCGGGCACGGCACCGCCATCGCCGGGCAGATCGCGGCGCAGCCCGTCTCCGGCTCCGGCGTGGTGGGGCTCGCCCCCGATGCGCGCCTGCTGTCGGTGCGCGCGTTCCGCAGCGACTCGCCGCAGGACATCGACAAGGGGTGGGGACCGAGCGCCCAGCGCCTCGCCGACGGCATCAACTGGGCGGCGGACAACGGCGCGGACATCATCAACGTCTCGTCGTCGCAGGAGACGGACTCGCCTGCGCTGCGCGCGGCGGTGGAGCACGCGGCCGCCGTCGGAGCGCTCGTCGTCGCCAGCGGCGGCAACAGGATCTCCGACCCCGAGGCGGAGGACGGAGCCCGGTATCCCGCCGCCTACGAACAGGCGCTCGGCGTCAGCGCGGCCGACGCGACGGGGCTCGCGACCGACAGCTCGATCCACGGTCCGCAGGTCGGGGTCACGGCCCCCGGCGCGAACGTGCTCACCGCGGCGACGGGCGGCGGGGACTGCCTGTTCGCCTCCGATGCCCCGGCATCGAGCTACGCGACGGGCTATGTGAGCGCGGCGGCGGCTCTGGTCGCCCAGGCGCACCCGGACGATCCCCCGGCGGGGTGGGCGTATCGGCTGACGGCCACGGCGCTCCGTGCGGATGCCGACAACCGCGATGACGTGAACGGCTGGGGCTTCATCCGGCCCTCCGCCGCTATTCAGCTCCTCCCCGACCCCACCACCCGCGGACCCGTCAGCCCCTTCTTCGACACGGCCGAGAGCGCCGTGCGGCCCCCGGCGGTGAGCGTCGAGCCCGACCACGGCGTGCCGCCGTTCGTCCTCACCCGCGAGGTGGCGTTGATCGCCGCGATCGCCGGCGCGAGCCTGCTCGGAGTCCTCGGCATCCTCATCGTCCTCCGGCGACGCCGGGAGACCCCCGCCGACGCGGCGGTCGAGGTCGAGCGACAGGGCGGCCTCCTCGACCGCCCCGAGCCCGAGGCGTGA
- a CDS encoding SadB/YajI family lipoprotein yields the protein MSDDAERFFELRDEVDSQAKMFADASARAVPASFTDEAGLVTAQIDEDGVLSVEIADRWRDGIEPSALGDRIVAAFQGLSAARVEAWAANIGDAAEQDHRPSPIPSTHDSVAAKLQEALLAEPETTPAVERALENMLAFLDDVSANIDATFADALSRGRQTEEVAPLSRHLTVELSAGGHLVAVSLSPNWAERSSGAQISRELNDTLREAFEKTRATRDAGALDGSPLEKYGRFVDDPDAFVAFVSGKE from the coding sequence ATGAGCGACGATGCGGAACGGTTCTTCGAGTTGCGCGACGAGGTGGACAGTCAGGCGAAGATGTTCGCCGATGCGTCCGCGCGGGCTGTTCCCGCCTCCTTCACCGATGAGGCAGGCCTGGTGACGGCGCAGATCGACGAAGACGGAGTGCTCTCCGTCGAGATCGCCGACCGCTGGCGTGACGGCATCGAACCGTCGGCTCTCGGCGACCGCATCGTCGCCGCCTTCCAAGGCTTGAGCGCCGCCAGGGTCGAGGCGTGGGCGGCCAACATCGGCGACGCGGCCGAACAGGATCATCGCCCCTCGCCGATCCCCTCGACGCACGACTCGGTGGCGGCGAAGCTGCAGGAGGCGCTCCTCGCGGAGCCGGAGACCACGCCCGCGGTGGAGAGGGCTCTCGAGAACATGCTCGCCTTCCTCGACGACGTCTCCGCCAACATCGACGCGACTTTCGCGGACGCTCTCAGCCGGGGACGACAGACCGAGGAGGTCGCACCGCTCTCCCGGCACCTCACCGTGGAGCTGTCCGCGGGCGGGCACCTCGTCGCGGTCTCGCTCTCACCGAACTGGGCCGAGCGGTCTTCCGGCGCCCAGATCTCGCGCGAGCTGAACGACACACTCCGCGAGGCTTTCGAGAAGACCCGGGCGACCCGGGACGCGGGGGCGCTCGATGGCAGCCCGCTCGAGAAGTACGGCCGTTTCGTCGATGATCCGGACGCTTTCGTGGCGTTCGTCAGTGGGAAGGAATGA
- the eccB gene encoding type VII secretion protein EccB, producing MATKKDLIEAQGFSRRRLLSAFTGGAPGGKELEPAKPLRAVIAGIALTVGVILVGVFWGIMQPGLPGDWQNNRLIVATDTGARYVSVEGTLYPVINTASARLLIPAGEFKVVRTDQAALDGIPVGGSIGILGAPDDLPTPSALINTAWTACIDDSAGTAVSLSGAPIAEPSAGTGAVVQRGDELFVIADGLRYAVPADDANAVLRAVGLGTSDVIEVDGRWLNLFESGADLEPIRLNAVGARVPGTDLTAGTIVHVQGSPADERYVALATGELARLSPLAYQLYLLGSAQEAGADEEEVSPAEVADVPTVPNAGGDDWPTLPLTPLASGETPCAVLGDDARTVLGSTSTELPEDRDRVAVTVGGGALVQTSGPSDEAVGMAVLVDESGTAYAIPGAVPDESAEDAASGPLAQLGYTPGDVGRVPSAWIDFFAAGPALTTEAARESPGSEDE from the coding sequence ATGGCGACCAAGAAGGACCTGATCGAGGCCCAGGGCTTCAGCCGACGACGTCTCCTCTCCGCCTTCACCGGCGGCGCCCCCGGCGGCAAGGAGCTCGAACCGGCCAAGCCGCTGCGCGCCGTCATCGCGGGCATCGCCCTCACCGTCGGCGTGATCCTCGTCGGCGTGTTCTGGGGCATCATGCAGCCGGGCCTCCCCGGCGACTGGCAGAACAACCGCCTCATCGTCGCCACCGACACGGGCGCCCGTTACGTCTCGGTCGAGGGGACGCTGTACCCCGTCATCAACACCGCGAGCGCCCGCCTGCTCATCCCCGCCGGCGAGTTCAAGGTCGTGCGCACGGATCAGGCAGCCCTCGACGGCATCCCGGTCGGCGGTTCGATCGGCATCCTCGGCGCCCCTGACGACCTGCCCACCCCGAGCGCCCTCATCAACACGGCATGGACCGCGTGCATCGACGACTCCGCCGGGACCGCCGTCTCGCTGTCAGGGGCGCCGATCGCGGAGCCGTCGGCGGGTACCGGCGCCGTGGTGCAGCGCGGTGACGAGCTCTTCGTGATCGCCGACGGCCTCCGCTACGCCGTCCCCGCCGACGACGCCAACGCGGTGCTGCGCGCGGTCGGCCTCGGCACCAGCGACGTCATCGAGGTCGACGGACGCTGGCTCAACCTCTTCGAGAGCGGCGCCGACCTCGAGCCGATCCGTCTGAACGCCGTCGGCGCCCGGGTGCCGGGGACCGACCTGACGGCGGGCACGATCGTGCACGTGCAGGGCAGCCCCGCGGACGAGCGCTACGTGGCGCTCGCGACCGGGGAGCTCGCGCGCCTCAGCCCGCTCGCGTACCAGCTCTACCTGCTCGGCAGCGCGCAGGAGGCCGGCGCGGATGAGGAAGAGGTGTCTCCGGCGGAGGTGGCCGACGTTCCCACCGTTCCGAACGCCGGTGGCGACGACTGGCCCACGCTTCCGCTGACGCCGCTCGCCTCCGGCGAGACCCCGTGCGCGGTCCTGGGCGACGACGCCCGCACCGTCCTCGGGTCCACGAGCACCGAGCTGCCGGAGGACCGCGACCGTGTCGCCGTCACCGTCGGCGGTGGGGCCCTCGTGCAGACGAGCGGCCCGTCGGACGAGGCGGTGGGCATGGCCGTGCTCGTCGACGAGTCCGGTACCGCGTACGCCATCCCGGGCGCCGTGCCGGACGAGTCGGCGGAAGACGCCGCCAGCGGACCGCTCGCCCAGCTCGGTTACACCCCCGGCGACGTCGGGCGGGTGCCGAGCGCGTGGATCGACTTCTTCGCCGCCGGGCCGGCGCTGACCACAGAGGCCGCGAGAGAGTCGCCCGGCTCCGAGGACGAGTGA